In Penaeus vannamei isolate JL-2024 unplaced genomic scaffold, ASM4276789v1 unanchor3482, whole genome shotgun sequence, a single genomic region encodes these proteins:
- the LOC138861249 gene encoding uncharacterized protein: MKLGLEVSWTKTKIQDFLGEPVQSVHISGEDTEVSKALCSFTYFGSVVSRRIGLTAGIMNSLDKSIWRCRYLCRRTKLCVLKALIMPVLLYGSETWTLSCALESHLVRFCNWSLHWIMW; encoded by the coding sequence atgaagttgggtctagaggtctcctggaccaagaccaagatccaggactttctaggagaacctgttcagtcggtacatatttccggcgaggacactgaagtaaGTAAAGCTCTCTGTagctttacatactttggtagtgtagtcagcagacggattggcctgacagcagggattatgaactctctcgacaagagtatttggagatgccgatacctgtgcagaaggaccaaactatGTGTGttgaaggccctgataatgccagttttgctatatggtagtgaaacctggacattatcttgtgccttggagtccCATCTTGTTCGCTTTTGCAATTGGTCCTTGCACTGGATCATGTGGTAA